Genomic DNA from Betta splendens chromosome 10, fBetSpl5.4, whole genome shotgun sequence:
ATCTAATGAAAGTGACGTTTTTGCAGGTTGGTGAAGCCTCAGTCATGAACTACGCAGCTCTGGACTTCTCAAGCAGGAGAATGAAGAAGGGGACGATGAACACGCTGCCACAGGAGGGTTTCTACTCTGTGGTTAGAGCAGAGGATCCAAACCAGCGATGATCGACTCTATTCAAAGATCACGTGACTGACCAACCGCTGAATGTGCTGCTTCCTTACAGATACAGGCGACAGTAAAACCAAACAGATATTAAAACTGAGAAATCTTTACTTGAAAGTGTTTGGTTTTGCCTTGTTTTTATATAACATCTTTTCTTCAAATGATTTGGAGAGTTTTAACAAAAGCTAGGCTCAGTGTAGAGTACAATTCAGAGTTCAAGATCAAAAACAAGTATAAATATTTGTAGACTTTTTCACTTTTCATGCTAAATAATATTGGACATCAATGTCTTAAATAGGAGTCTGTATGTTTGCATGACAAAAATCCTTGTAGATTGTCTACACTTCCCGTCGCAAAGTGTGTATTTCCAGACCCCTGGTGGAAAACGCTGCTTTAGGAAGCTGGTGCACGTGAAGTTCATTGTCACGCCCCTTTGCGGAAGTGCGCACGACACCATAGGGGTCACAGATCACAGCATCCAAGTTGTTGATGTCTGGCTACAGCTAGCGGCTGGTGGCGCTCTAACGGCTAACAGCCAGTTAACGGCCAATGGAGTGTAGatgggaagttccgttctttcaactgacttgGATCTATAAgtctcgatcagtaaagtgaacgaatcaatTCGAGTCATTCGTTcttttacagcaggtggcgctgtggtcgttgtaataatggtcgcGGTTCTcagcttggtagcggtcacatgatgAAAGAACGAACGAGTGATCCATAAAGAACGtccgtaggaacgaatcaggaacgaactagaGCGCTTACTAGTCGCTACTGAGCCTGCGCGGctcagctgtcacgtgacaagtgaacgaacgatTGATTCAcatgaacgaatcaggaacgaactgtagtactgtactgaactgtagtacttggtgctcgccacagaaTCTGAGCTGTAAAcgatgaacgagaacgatgaactaaaccgtgcagcccgagctgccttttacgtgacggctggtgaagtgaaagtaaaacttattttgccaattagtgagacttttaaagcagaaaGTAACAATAacttccctaaaatatttacctggtgcattcaTTTTATCAAAACGTgacattcttattcttattattattatcatattttatgattgtggcagagtatacaggaccacagaatcaacatgttgataaaATGTTCGAAAGTattgttttacaaacacactttactatgtacacacaataaaaatacacacatctacaagattcaaagaccactaattaagtATGATTCCATGAAAAAATAATGTTAGTCAGCTGTCAGCTgacgtcagaaatcagacatcgttcatttccttgttcCTTGTAtaagtccacacagcaccgtagctgaccacagctgtgacgtgacaaaacAAAGAATGAACGATCCAAAAGAGTTCGTAGGAACAAATCAGGAACTGGAGTGCCTGCTGTGCTACAGAGCCTGTCACGAaagtactgcatggaactgaacgagttgttcactgagaggactcttTTCTTGGTTCTTCGGTTCTGTGAGGTTCTTGCTAACCGTCGCTGTAGGCAGTAATTGAACCATGACACAAGCACGTTCTTGAAAGGGGATTGGCTAAAGtagcaaaatataaaataagtaGTGCGTGCAATTCTAACACACCTGGAGTatgttaacatgaaccagagatCATAGGAATGTAAACTGGTGCAACTAGTCTGATTGCTATGTCCTAAAGAATAGAAGCTGAAAGGCCTCAgtcacagtaaaaatacatgcgCTGCTCCTTTTTGACAGTTACATGACTGACACGTATTGTACTATAGCTTTCAGTATTATTAAACCACCACCTACACTGTAACACAGTCTTACACCAGTATGTGACAGTGGGCGTTCTTCACGTtttcacctccagctgcttttaGTTAAACAGTGTCATATGAAATCGTTTTTATCGTCACTTATTTCACTACTTCGCTGGCAAGTAGTCAGCCTCGTCTATTGTGAGGCAGCAgctctacagtatgtactgtagaagGTCTTACACAAATACAACGCTGCCAACCACTGTACTCCCTgatactgtaactactgtaactCACTACTGTAACTGGGAAATAAATAACAATTATTAACATGGTAAAACATTTGTATAACAGTGTGAATCTTTGCTTTTGTTGTAATGTGTTAACATTAAAATTTTACTGTTAATTTTAgttataatataattaataaaatctaaaaatttatatgaatttatatatatatatttatatataataataatattgtataTAGTGaaattctacagtatgtgcagtacCTTTACAGATATAAAGAATAAATTGGAATAAATTTGGGCATTTATtaagaaagaaaggaaacaaaatgaCAATGTTTTTCATTTAGAAAATGATGGATGCAAAATCACCACAAATTAATCTAtctgcttttattcttttatgaaCTAACAGTAGTCAAATCTATTATCCAAACATTGAATTACAAAATGCATATTAAACATTGGCTCAATATAATGAACAGTATGTCCTGGATTTCACAACCAttacattaaaatgtaatagTGAATCAACACTAAAGTTCAATTAATGACAAAAGCCCTGACGTCCGTATAAACCGTCTCTTCTGTCACGACTGCTTTCCTTCTGTTGCCTCCTGTTGTCCTGATTGTAGAATAAACCAACGTGTCCTCATTTCTTCTCTGAGAAGGTGAAGACAGCAGATTTCAGTACACGCATGTGAAAATGCCTGATAATTGTTTTGTatctttatatacagtatgtttacctCATGACTATGCTCATTACATCTTGtagctgtaataaaaaaaaacattgaacacacatcaacatgacacaaatcaaatgaaaaaaaacaataaggagGACATCACTTTGTTCATGAGCAACGTTTCTTACCTTTGCAACAATGTGTAGAGGTAttgatgacaacacacacaaggcTGATTATAACAATAAGACTTGTAGCCAAAGCgacacacagcagaaacagaactgtgttgtctctgtgtgagtcacagctgcTGACGACTGAAGCATGAAATGTACATAAAATGAAGTTAGGCAAACACTTATCCTCTACTTCAGACCAGCAGGAGGATGAGTGTGGGACAGTTACCGTCTATGTCCAGCTTTGTTCCATTTCCAAATAAAACCTCTCCACACGTGGCCACAGCGCAGTGATAAGTCCCAGCGTCAGACCGGGTCACGTTCCTAGAGAAGCTGTAGACACATTTCTGAGGTGAAGCAGCATCAGGACTCCGCTCACACTGATCTCTGCTGTTTCCATGAGCGTAAACCAGACTGGAATCTGCCTCATCTAATCCGACCCTGAACCAGTAAACACTGGGATCCTCCACACACGTTTGCTTCTGTTTGTCAAAGAGGACAGAACACTGGAGAGTCACTGAGTCTCCAACGTGAGCCGGATCAACTGGATCCTGAATGATCACAGCGACATGTGGACCTGACCCTAAAATGAAACACATGCTTAGtaaaaaacatgtaacatgtaacaacAAGAAATAAGGTATTACTTTACCTTTAATTCTCAGAAATGTTCCattaataaatgtgattttgtAATTATGTGATTTTAAGCAGTAATAAAATCCAGTGTCACTCATTTCGGTTTTCGGAATAATCAGTGAAAACCTTCCAGGCTCCTGTTTGGTTGTGATGCGAGACACATCCCCATCCTCAGAATAGTCAAAGCTGTTTGCTTTGCCCAAGACGACCGGCATGTTTCCAAAGAGCTTTATCCAAAAATAGGTTTCGATGTTCTTAGTGATGTCGTAGGTACATGTGAGAGTCACATCCTCTCCAACTCCAACGACCGCTGTCACTAATTCCTGGTTGTCTGT
This window encodes:
- the LOC121202564 gene encoding uncharacterized protein LOC121202564, whose amino-acid sequence is MMIVVCLVLMLPVGHNQELVTAVVGVGEDVTLTCTYDITKNIETYFWIKLFGNMPVVLGKANSFDYSEDGDVSRITTKQEPGRFSLIIPKTEMSDTGFYYCLKSHNYKITFINGTFLRIKGSGPHVAVIIQDPVDPAHVGDSVTLQCSVLFDKQKQTCVEDPSVYWFRVGLDEADSSLVYAHGNSRDQCERSPDAASPQKCVYSFSRNVTRSDAGTYHCAVATCGEVLFGNGTKLDIDVVSSCDSHRDNTVLFLLCVALATSLIVIISLVCVVINTSTHCCKGKKRCS